The following coding sequences are from one Lycium ferocissimum isolate CSIRO_LF1 chromosome 3, AGI_CSIRO_Lferr_CH_V1, whole genome shotgun sequence window:
- the LOC132048972 gene encoding uncharacterized protein LOC132048972, with the protein MQRDLNGLKILIQKESKGAHSIHCFAHQLQLTLVAISRRCDEVQEFSSLVSDILNMVGAFFKLRDEFFESQAKEIGEALCKGELETGRGLNQVLGLARAGDTRWGSHYKSFKNFILMFGPIIDVLDAIAINAHFEEMCRTKGYLKARLTFEVVFMRTVLAITNELHAAFQKKEQDISNAMLLVRVAKEGLQELRDEVNSHGYKAATVHCVQGQQCCSGLKVKHKTSCFHLTSDVSLVYKPHVPRSYVSLEKPNFTILKSSRHKVLQVPPSAKLQQTTGPTPYK; encoded by the exons ATGCAAAGAGATTTAAATGGGCTTAAAATCTTGATACAAAAAGAAAGTAAAGGTGCTCATTCTATTCATTGTTTTGCTCATCAACTCCAGTTAACTCTTGTTGCGATTTCTAGAAGATGTGATGAAGTGCAAGAATTTTCATCGTTGGTTTCTGATATATTAAATATGGTTGGAGCTTTTTTCAAGCTTAGAGATGAATTTTTTGAATCTCAAGCAAAAGAAATTGGAGAAGCATTATGTAAAGGCGAGCTTGAAACTGGTAGGGGCTTGAATCAAGTATTAGGTCTTGCTAGAGCCGGTGATACTAGATGGGGATCTCACTATAAATCCTTCAAAAATTTTATTCTTATGTTTGGTCCTATCATTGATGTACTTGATGCCATTGCTATTAATGCTCATTTTGAAGAAATGTGCAGGACAAAGGGATATCTTAAAGCACGTTTAACATTTGAGGTGGTCTTCATGCGCACTGTTTTAGCAATCACAAATGAGCTTCATGCAgcttttcaaaagaaagagCAAGACATTTCAAATGCCATGCTACTTGTTAGAGTGGCAAAGGAGGGATTGCAGGAACTAAGAGATGAAG TCAACAGTCACGGCTATAAAGCTGCAACTGTTCACTGTGTGCAAGGGCAACAATGCTGCAGCGGACTAAAGGTCAAACATAAGACGAGTTGTTTCCATCTCACTTCTGATGTTTCCCTAGTATATAAGCCACATGTTCCAAGGTCTTATGTGAGCCTTGAAAAACCTAATTTCACCATACTGAAAAGCAGCCGCCACAAGGTTCTTCAAGTGCCTCCAAGTGCAAAGCTACAGCAAACTACAGGACCTACTCCttacaagtga